The genomic DNA TGAGACGGATGATCACGCTGAAAGGCTGCGCGTAGAGAAGACTCAGCAGGCCGGCAACACGGTCGCGTGCGTCGAGCTGGTCGTCGCCGAGGAGCCGGTGGGCGATCTCTCTTCGTTCGTCCTCGTCGAGAGCTTGGGTCGGAGAGTTCTTGAGACGCGCCGGGATGCTGATGTTTGTCGCTCGCTTGGTGCGGACGGCCCAGAGAACCAGGTCACGAGCATATTGCCGTGTAGTGGGGCCGCCTTCCAGCCAGCGGTCGAGATCACGCTGGCCGACAGCCTCAAGATTCAGGCCCTCGGCTCGCAGCCAGGCCAGGAAGCCGACCGCTGCCTTGACGCTGCGGCGGGCGGACACCGCCTGGCCAGCGGTGATGGGCTTGCGACGGGAGTACTTACGCAGACGAGTCAGGTGGGTCCAGGTGGCAAATGCCTGGATGGTGTGGCGGTCGGAGAGATCTGCAATGGCAGCGACAGCGGCGGCGATCCATCGCTCTGCCGCGACCAGTTGTTCGTCGCGTCGCGGCAGGGCGCCGGCAGCGACGAGGATGGCCCGAAGGTGTTCGACGGCCTTGTCTGTTCGGGCATCGAGTGATTCATGGTCGAGGGAGCATTCTGCGGTGGCTATCTCGCGGAGTACCGAGACTGCTGTGTTCCGCTTTTGTAGCCAGTCCAGGACGCGGACGTGATTGCTGGCCATCAGGGTCGAGTGAAGTTGCATGAGTGGGGCTGCGACGGCTCCGTCAGGGCCTGCCAGCAACGCGGTGAGTTCCTCATTGCAGGCGCATCGATGGCAGAGGCCGTGGTGCCGGAGTCGTTCGACCGTGCCGCAGCGGGTGCAGGCCTTGAAGGAGACGGGGTTCTTCTTGAAGCAGGTCTCGCAAAGGGGGCCGTTGGCGGTTCGGGCCTTGACGGGCATGGTGCGGCCGCAGTCCAGGCAGGGTTCTCGCAAACGCGTGCAGTTTTCGCAGCGTGGCATGCCGCCGGCGACGCCGAAGCACGGGCGGGCGTGCCCGCAGAGCAGGCAGATTGCGACGGGTGGCCGGTAGCAGGTGTCACAGAGGGGGCCGGTCGGGCTGTTTCGTCTGATAATCGGCCGGAGTCGGCCGCATCCGGAGCATTCTTCATGGTTGATCGGGTCGGTCCGGTCACAGTGGTTGCAGATGGATTGTCCGTCGGGGCTGCGGCGGGCGACGGGAGAGCGGCGCTTACAACGAGAGCAGTTGACGGCCTTGCGGGTGTTGTAGCAGGTCGGGCAGACCCTGACATCTCCCAGGGTGTTGCGGAGCGTCACGCTGGTGCGGCCGCAGTGGGGGCAGGGCGGGCGGACGATGGCTTGCGCTCCGGCGTCCCGGAGGGCATCGATCAGCGCGATGACCTTGGGGGTTCCGTGGCCGGCGTTCCCGGTCAGCATTCCGGGCCGGTCCTCCAGGTCCCAGGCCAGCCGCCGGACGTAGTGGGGACGGCCGCGGGTAATGGTGGTGATGATCTGGCGGACGGTCTCTGCCGGGACCGTGGGGTCGACAGTGGCAATGTGATCGCAGATCCGCTGAGCCCAGTCGATATTGTCCTTCGGCTGGCAGCTGCTGCAGAGTCCTTCGCCATTGCGGCCCGTGTAACGGATGACCCGGGGCAATCCGCAGTCGGCGCAGGGCTGTTGCTGGGCTCGTGCGGTGGCGTCGCAGTAGGCGCAGACGCGGAGTTTCCCTCGTCGCTGCGGGAGGGGTTCGGGCTTGCCGCAGCCGGCGCAGAGGGGAACGGCGACTTGGCGGGCGCCGTGTGCCAGGAGCTTGTGGATCAGCCGTTCGACGGAACGAGAGCCTTCGGGGCGCCTGGACGTCAGCAGTGCGGGATCGGCCGTCAATGTTTTTGCCAGGCTCCGGCGTGCGGTCCGGCTGGGGGCGGCTTGCTTCACCGCATCCCGGATTTGCTCCACAGTCAGATCAGGCTCGACCCGCGCGACCATGTCCACGATGGTGCCGCAGGGATCAGAGAGGATCCGGTCGGGCTGGGTCACGGCTCTGACCGGGGGACGATCCGGGCCCGCTTGGGGCGGAACGACCCGACGCTGGTGTCGGCGTCGCCGACTGCACGCTTCGGCTTGGCAGCCGAGGAGGCCGAGGCTACTGGCTCGATGAGGTCGTCCATCGAGCAGTCCAGGATGTCCAGCAAGGCCATGAGAACTTTCAGGCTCAGTCGCTCGGGTCGCTCAGTCACCAGCCGGTAGACCTGGCTGGAGGACAAGTCGATGCCGCGTTCGGCCAGCAGAGGTTGCAGGGAGATCGTGGAAAACATGCCGCGGGTCGCCATGACCTCGCGCAGTTTCCACCGGTAGTCGAGCTTTGCCGTCATCGTCTGCTCCTGCCGCCGGGGCCAAAGTCCTGCAGATCGCGCTGGAGCGCTGAGTCGATTGCCTTCCGCATC from Streptomyces avermitilis MA-4680 = NBRC 14893 includes the following:
- a CDS encoding helix-turn-helix domain-containing protein — protein: MTAKLDYRWKLREVMATRGMFSTISLQPLLAERGIDLSSSQVYRLVTERPERLSLKVLMALLDILDCSMDDLIEPVASASSAAKPKRAVGDADTSVGSFRPKRARIVPRSEP